In Salmo trutta unplaced genomic scaffold, fSalTru1.1, whole genome shotgun sequence, the following proteins share a genomic window:
- the LOC115184926 gene encoding mucin-5AC-like → MADRTDDDDVIHLVSFNIHRSQGLRVRRRNFITISDDSDEEPVALDPNDPVLVSDKPDDDDDDVSILEPLNPARRRVIRPAALWGVASEGDGPIIELKEVEGHQTAPLPSRSQYRDRDTSAPSTSQYRDRDASAPSTSQFRDTSATSTSQYRDTSAPSTSQYRDTSAPSTSQYRDTSAPSTSQYRDTSAPSTSQYRDTSAPSTSQYRDTSAPSTSQYRDTSAPSTSQYRDTSAPSTSQYRDTSAPSTSQYRDRDTSAPSTSQYRDRDTSAPSTSQYRDTSAPSTSQYRDRDTSAPSTSQYRDTSAPSTSQYRDRDTSAPSTSQDRDTSAPSTSQYRDRDTSAPSTSQDRDTSAPSTSQYRDRDASAPSTSQYRDRDASAPSTSQYRDTSAPSTSQYRDTSAPSTSQYRDTSAPSTSTSTQTRPQPVTRPVLQEVKLILLPHVQPPATPQPHAQPRSPLQQLHPGPLNQPPPRPPYSSSTLDPSTSLRPGRPYSSSTLDPSTSLRPGPPYSSSTLDPSTSLRPGRPRIPRLSS, encoded by the exons ATGGCGGACAGAACCGACGACGACGACGTGATCCACCTGGTCAGCTTCAACATCCACCGTAGCCAAG gtcttcGAGTGCGTAGGAGGAACTTCATCACCATATCAGATGACTCTGACGAAGAGCCGGTCGCTCTGGACCCCAACGACCCTGTCCTGGTTTCTGACAAACCTGACGACGACGATGATGACGTCAGCATACTAGAG ccccTGAATCCGGCACGGCGACGTGTGATTCGTCCAGCAGCACTGTGGGGTGTGGCCTCTGAAGGCGATGGACCAATCATAGAGCTAAAAGAGGTTGAGGGTCATCAGACCGCACCCCTTCCATCGAGGtcacagtacagagacagagacacctcCGCCCCATCCACCtcacagtacagagacagagacgccTCCGCCCCATCCACCTCACAGTTCAGAGACACCTCCGCCACATCCACCTCACAGTACAGAGACACCTCCGCCCCATCCACCTCACAGTACAGAGACACCTCCGCCCCATCCACCTCACAGTACAGAGACACCTCCGCCCCATCCACCTCACAGTACAGAGACACCTCCGCCCCATCCACCTCACAGTACAGAGACACCTCCGCCCCATCCACCTCACAGTACAGAGACACCTCCGCCCCATCCACCTCACAGTACAGAGACACCTCCGCCCCATCCACCTCACAGTACAGAGACACCTCCGCCCCATCCACCTCACAGTACAGAGACACCTCCGCCCCATCCACCtcacagtacagagacagagacacctcCGCCCCATCCACCTcacagtatagagacagagacacctcCGCCCCATCCACCTCACAGTACAGAGACACCTCCGCCCCGTCCACCtcacagtacagagacagagacacctcCGCCCCGTCCACCTCACAGTACAGAGACACCTCCGCCCCGTCCACCtcacagtacagagacagagacacctcCGCCCCATCCACCTCACAGGACAGAGACACCTCCGCCCCTTCCACCtcacagtacagagacagagacacctcCGCCCCATCCACCTCACAGGACAGAGACACCTCCGCCCCATCCACCtcacagtacagagacagagacgccTCCGCCCCATCCACCtcacagtacagagacagagacgccTCCGCCCCATCCACCTCACAGTACAGAGACACCTCCGCCCCATCCACCTCACAGTACAGAGACACCTCCGCCCCATCCACCTCACAGTACAGAGACACCTCCGCCCCGTCCACCTCAACCTCAACCCAGACCAGACCCCAACCCGTCACCAGGCCTGTCCTGCAGGAGGTCAAGTTAATTTTGCTCCCTCACGTCCAGCCCCCTGCAACTCCTCAGCCCCATGCCCAGCCCCGATCCCCCCTACAGCAGCTCCACCCTGGACCCCTCAACCAGCCTCCGCCCCGGCCGCCCTACAGCAGCTCCACCCTGGACCCCTCAACCAGCCTCCGCCCCGGCCGCCCCTACAGCAGCTCCACCCTGGACCCCTCAACCAGCCTCCGCCCCGGCCCCCCTTACAGCAGCTCCACCCTGGACCCCTCAACCAGCCTCCGCCCCGGCCGCCCCCGGATCCCCAGGCTCTCCTCCTGA